Proteins found in one Panicum hallii strain FIL2 chromosome 4, PHallii_v3.1, whole genome shotgun sequence genomic segment:
- the LOC112889890 gene encoding peroxidase P7-like isoform X2, whose protein sequence is MGILFARSLALLALLCLLLPCHGKLSTKFYAKSCPGVATIVRSAMAQAVAKEPRMGASIIRLFFHDCFVNGCDASILLDDTPTFTGEKNAGANANSVRGYEVIDAIKTQVEAACKGIVSCADIVALASRDAVNLLGGPTWNVQLGRKDSRTASQSAANANLPGPGSSAASLVSAFAAKGLSARDMTALSGAHTVGRARCLFFRGRIYTEPNINATFAAARQRTCPQSGGDGNLAPFDDQTPDAFDNAYFRNLMARRGLLHSDQELFNGGPTDAQVRKYSGNAGMFATDFAKAMVKMGGLMPAAGTPAEVRLNCRKGLSPRDMTALSGAHTVGQARCATFRDRIRNDANINATFASLRQQTCPQASGDAALAPIDAQTPEAFDNAYYQNLMSRQGLFHSDQELFNGGSQDALVKKYSGNAGMFAADFAKAMARMGAISPLTGTQGEVRLNCRKVN, encoded by the exons ATGGGTATCTTGTTCGCCCGGAGTTTGGCCCTTCTTGCTCTCCTCTGCCTGCTTCTTCCGTGCCATGGGAAGCTCTCAACCAAGTTCTACGCCAAGTCGTGCCCCGGCGTGGCCACCATCGTGCGGTCGGCGATGGCGCAGGCCGTCGCCAAGGAGCCCCGGATGGGCGCGTCCATCATCCGGCTCTTCTTCCACGACTGCTTCGTCAAT GGGTGTGACGCGTCCATCCTTCTGGACGACACGCCGACGTTCACCGGCGAGAAGAACGCCGGCGCCAACGCCAACTCCGTCCGCGGGTACGAGGTGATCGACGCCATCAAGACGCAGGTCGAAGCGGCCTGCAAGGGCATCGTCTCGTGCGCCGACATCGTTGCCCTGGCATCTCGCGACGCCGTAAACCTG CTCGGAGGCCCGACGTGGAACGTGCAGCTCGGCCGCAAGGACTCGCGCACGGCGAGCCAGAGCGCCGCCAACGCCAACCTCCCGGGTCCGGGCTCCAGCGCCGCGTCCCTCGTCTCGGCGTTCGCGGCCAAGGGCCTCTCGGCGCGCGACATGACGGCGCTCTCCGGCGCGCACACCGTGGGCCGGGCGCGCTGCCTCTTCTTCCGCGGCCGCATCTACACGGAGCCCAACATCAACGCCACcttcgcggcggcgcggcagcggacGTGCCCgcagagcggcggcgacggcaaccTCGCGCCGTTCGACGACCAGACGCCGGACGCCTTCGACAACGCCTACTTCAGGAACCTCATGGCGCGGCGCGGCCTGCTGCACTCCGACCAGGAGCTCTTCAACGGCGGGCCGACGGATGCGCAGGTGAGGAAGTACAGCGGCAATGCCGGCATGTTCGCCACCGACTTCGCCAAGGCAATGGTCAAAATGGGCGGCCTCATGCCGGCGGCCGGGACGCCGGCGGAGGTCAGATTGAACTGCCGGAAG GGCCTCTCGCCGCGGGACATGACGGCGCTCTCCGGCGCGCACACCGTCGGGCAGGCCCGGTGCGCCACGTTCCGCGACCGCATCCGCAACGACGCCAACATCAACGCCACCTTCGCGTCGCTCCGGCAGCAGACGTGCCCGCAGGCCAGCGGCGACGCCGCTCTGGCGCCCATCGACGCGCAGACCCCCGAGGCGTTCGACAACGCCTACTACCAGAACCTGATGAGCAGGCAGGGGCTGTTCCACTCGGACCAGGAGCTATTCAACGGCGGGTCGCAGGACGCGCTGGTGAAGAAGTACAGCGGCAACGCCGGGATGTTCGCCGCCGACTTCGCCAAGGCGATGGCGAGGATGGGCGCCATCAGCCCGCTCACGGGGACGCAGGGGGAGGTCAGGCTCAACTGCAGGAAGGTCAACTAG
- the LOC112889890 gene encoding peroxidase P7-like isoform X1, translated as MAAAVRCLLTVAVVLSPLLAGGGVAAGGPLSTSFYSKRCPSVQGIVRAGMASAVAAERRMGASILRMFFHDCFVNGCDASILLDDTPTFTGEKNAGPNANSVRGYEVIDAIKAQVEAACNATVSCADILALAARDAVNLLGGPTWTVYLGRRDALTASQSDANANLPGPGSSLATLVAMFGSKGLSPRDMTALSGAHTVGQARCATFRDRIRNDANINATFASLRQQTCPQASGDAALAPIDAQTPEAFDNAYYQNLMSRQGLFHSDQELFNGGSQDALVKKYSGNAGMFAADFAKAMARMGAISPLTGTQGEVRLNCRKVN; from the exons ATGGCGGCTGCAGTGAGGTGCTTGCTCACGGTCGCCGTGGTGCTGTctcccctcctcgccggcggcggcgtcgctgcTGGCGGGCCGCTGTCGACGAGCTTCTACAGCAAGAGGTGCCCGAGCGTGCAGGGCATCGTGCGGGCGGGGATGGCGtccgcggtggcggcggagcggcgcATGGGCGCGTCCATCCTCCGCATGTTCTTCCACGACTGCTTCGTCAAT GGCTGCGATGCGTCCATCCTGCTCGACGACACGCCGACCTTCACCGGCGAGAAGAACGCCGGGCCCAACGCCAACTCCGTGCGCGGGTACGAGGTCATCGACGCCATCAAGGCCCAGGTCGAGGCGGCCTGCAACGCCACCGTCTCCTGCGCCGACATCCTCGCCCTCGCCGCCCGGGACGCCGTCAACCTC CTCGGCGGGCCGACGTGGACGGTGTACCTCGGCCGCCGCGACGCGCTGACGGCGAGCCAGAGCGACGCCAACGCCAACCTCCCCGGCCCGGGCTCCAGCCTCGCCACGCTCGTCGCCATGTTCGGCAGCAAGGGCCTCTCGCCGCGGGACATGACGGCGCTCTCCGGCGCGCACACCGTCGGGCAGGCCCGGTGCGCCACGTTCCGCGACCGCATCCGCAACGACGCCAACATCAACGCCACCTTCGCGTCGCTCCGGCAGCAGACGTGCCCGCAGGCCAGCGGCGACGCCGCTCTGGCGCCCATCGACGCGCAGACCCCCGAGGCGTTCGACAACGCCTACTACCAGAACCTGATGAGCAGGCAGGGGCTGTTCCACTCGGACCAGGAGCTATTCAACGGCGGGTCGCAGGACGCGCTGGTGAAGAAGTACAGCGGCAACGCCGGGATGTTCGCCGCCGACTTCGCCAAGGCGATGGCGAGGATGGGCGCCATCAGCCCGCTCACGGGGACGCAGGGGGAGGTCAGGCTCAACTGCAGGAAGGTCAACTAG
- the LOC112888408 gene encoding peroxidase P7-like translates to MAARAPTLMQCLLAFSLLSLTAHAQLSTTFYASSCPNLQSIVRAAMTQAVSNERRIGASLLRLFFHDCFVQGCDGSILLDAGGEKTAGPNANSVRGFEVIDTIKRNVEAACPGVVSCADILALAARDGTNLLGGPSWNVPLGRRDSTTASASLANQNLPPSTASLGTLVSLFGRQGLSARDMTALSGAHTIGQARCTTFRARIYGGDANIDASFAALRQQTCPRSGGDGNLAPIDAQTPVAFDTAYFTNLLSRRGLFHSDQELFNGGSQDALVRQYSASPSLFNSDFAAAMIKMGNIGAGNAGQIRRNCRVVNS, encoded by the exons ATGGCGGCTCGGGCTCCTACCTTGATGCAATGCCTGCTcgccttctccctcctctccttgACCGCCCACGCGCAGCTCTCCACGACCTTCTACGCGTCCTCCTGCCCCAACCTGCAGAGCATCGTGCGGGCGGCCATGACCCAGGCCGTCAGCAACGAGAGGAGGATCGGCGCCTCCCTGCTCAGGCTCTTCTTCCACGACTGCTTCGTGCAA GGATGCGACGGTTCGATCCTTCTCGACGCCGGAGGGGAGAAGACCGCCGGCCCGAACGCGAACTCGGTGCGCGGGTTTGAGGTCATCGACACCATCAAGAGGAACGTCGAGGCCGCGTGCCCCGGCGTCGTGTCGTGCGCCGACATCCTCGCGCTCGCCGCGCGCGACGGGACCAATCTT CTCGGCGGACCGAGCTGGAACGTGCCGCTGGGCCGGCGCGACTCGACGACGGCAAGCGCGTCCCTCGCCAACCAGAACCTGCCGCCGTCGACGGCCAGCCTCGGCACGCTCGTCTCCCTGTTCGGCCGGCAGGGCCTCTCGGCGCGCGACATGACGGCGCTGTCGGGCGCACACACCATCGGGCAGGCCCGGTGCACCACCTTCCGCGCCCGCATCTACGGCGGCGACGCCAACATCGACGCCTCCTTCGCGGCGCTCCGGCAGCAGACGTGCCCGCGgtccggcggcgacggcaaccTGGCGCCCATCGACGCGCAGACCCCGGTGGCGTTCGACACGGCCTACTTCACCAACCTGCTGTCGCGGCGGGGCCTGTTCCACTCCGACCAGGAGCTCTTCAACGGCGGGTCGCAGGACGCGCTGGTGCGGCAGTACAGCGCCAGCCCCTCGCTCTTCAACAGCGACTTCGCGGCGGCCATGATAAAGATGGGCAACATCGGGGCCGGCAACGCCGGGCAGATCAGGCGCAACTGCCGGGTCGTCAACAGCTAG
- the LOC112888375 gene encoding uncharacterized protein LOC112888375, with product MAHLRLLLSHSRRHPQPHRLLSLLHFSSDASSGSAPRPPPIKPVSYAPKPQQEAPPEEPAAPPPAPEADRGPQSPLPRRPQQQMPPREWTRQDMRFVKDAAPVISPVSYPSKVAPLPEDRPAGGQADGAPDEGLRGEGERIQMDAARATRSIFGVQVEEEQVPYPTIIPVVKRPQKVAIDLVDAIRQLKASTNEKKRNFVETVEAHVTLGVDPRRGDQMVRGALTLPHGTGKTVRVAVFAEGPAAEEARAAGADVVGGDELIEEIRKGGGKLSFDKCIATPMFMPRLSKVARILGPRGLMPNPKLGSVTNDVSGAVKAAKSGRVDFKIDKTAIVHVGLGKVNFSEESLRENIGAFVHALLLAKPVGLKKTSKYVGYVKKFTLSSTMGPGFPITIPSLSVAADHYNKVQVS from the exons ATGGCTCACCTCCGGCTCCTCCTCTCCCACTCGCGGCGCCATCCGCAGCCCCACCGCCTGCTCTCCCTTCTCCACTTCTCCTCCGATGCCAGCTCCGGCTccgccccgcggccgccgcccatcAAGCCCGTCTCCTACGCCCCGAAGCCGCAGCAGGAGGCCCCGCCCGAGgagcccgccgccccgccgccggccccggaAGCTGACCGGGGCCCCCAGTCCCcgctgccgcggcggccgcagcaGCAGATGCCGCCGCGGGAGTGGACGAGGCAGGATATGCGGTTCGTGAAGGACGCGGCGCCGGTGATCTCGCCCGTGTCGTACCCTTCCAAGGTCGCACCGCTGCCAGAGGACCGCCCGGCCGGCGGGCAGGCGGATGGGGCGCCGGATGAGGGGCTGCGGGGGGAGGGGGAGCGGATCCAGATGGACGCGGCGCGGGCCACGAGGAGCATCTTCGGCGTGCAGGTCGAGGAGGAACAGGTGCCGTACCCGACGATCATACCCGTCGTCAAGCGGCCGCAGAAGGTCGCCATTGATCTCGTTGATGCCATCCGCCAACTCAAG GCAAGTACAAATGAGAAGAAGCGGAATTTTGTTGAAACGGTTGAAGCTCATGTGACATTAGGTGTTGATCCACGTCGCGGTGACCAG ATGGTTCGTGGTGCCTTAACATTACCTCATGGCACTGGCAAG ACTGTTAGGGTAGCGGTATTTGCTGAAGGTCCTGCAGCCGAAGAAGCTAGAGCTGCTGGAGCAGATGTTGTAGGTGGTGATGAGTTGATCGAGGAGATCCGCAAAG GAGGAGGCAAACTAAGCTTTGACAAGTGCATAGCAACCCCGATGTTCATGCCCCGTCTTTCAAAG GTTGCTAGGATATTGGGTCCACGTGGTTTGATGCCTAATCCTAAG CTAGGGTCTGTGACAAATGATGTTTCTGGTGCTGTCAAAGCGGCAAAATCAGGCCGTGTTGATTTCAAAATAGATAAAACTGCTATAGTGCATGTTGGCCTTGGAAAG GTGAACTTTTCTGAGGAGAGTTTACGTGAAAATATTGGTGCTTTTGTGCATGCACTTTTACTTGCTAAGCCAGTGGGTTTAAAGAAAA CTTCAAAATATGTAGGATATGTGAAGAAGTTCACACTGAGTAGCACA ATGGGACCTGGATTTCCTATTACCATACCATCATTATCTGTTGCTGCTGATCATTATAACAAGGTGCAAGTCAGCTAA